One segment of Haloplanus natans DSM 17983 DNA contains the following:
- a CDS encoding TlpA family protein disulfide reductase, which yields MSDDSDGGPTLGRRHLLAGLVGTGLVSAGVVGSGVVDVGVSSGGAKGAGDDTDRLPIDVTTLDAVGSTAGIAAVPVPETPTVIDCFATWCGPCVEQMDALGTVYDRYGDRAAFVSVTNERFGGGLGPDDVRAWWRDHDGRWTLGHDPEGDLLAALGATGLPYLAVTDGAGSIVWTHGGVASVETLDREITSVLR from the coding sequence ATGAGCGACGATTCGGACGGTGGACCGACGCTCGGCCGCCGACACCTCCTCGCCGGACTGGTCGGCACCGGCCTCGTGAGTGCCGGGGTGGTGGGCAGCGGCGTCGTCGACGTCGGAGTGAGCAGCGGGGGCGCCAAGGGGGCCGGCGACGATACCGATCGTCTCCCGATCGATGTGACGACTCTCGACGCCGTCGGATCGACCGCCGGCATCGCCGCGGTGCCGGTGCCGGAGACGCCGACCGTGATCGACTGTTTCGCGACGTGGTGTGGCCCCTGTGTCGAGCAGATGGACGCGCTCGGGACGGTCTACGACCGGTATGGCGACCGCGCGGCGTTCGTCTCCGTCACCAACGAGCGCTTCGGTGGGGGGCTCGGCCCCGACGACGTGCGGGCGTGGTGGCGCGACCACGACGGCCGCTGGACACTCGGCCACGACCCCGAGGGCGACCTGCTGGCGGCCCTCGGCGCGACCGGCCTCCCCTACCTCGCCGTGACCGACGGGGCGGGATCGATCGTCTGGACCCACGGGGGCGTCGCGTCCGTCGAGACGCTGGACCGGGAGATCACGTCGGTCCTCCGATGA
- a CDS encoding chromosome partitioning protein, which translates to MSLIGRSINLALALLICVSVAGTAGATLFYQESVEELDTQNSQLRQQNEQLREDLQSTRSDLQTARQRLRELNQTLDTTRSDVSQVSENLEETESQLDSTQQELASTRENLQAARQQVQSLESRVDTLQDRNSELRSEVSDLESTNQDLREERDQLQQDVEELNDEISQLESDISSLRSENERLRRENGNLRDALANACRALNASERPQGCQLA; encoded by the coding sequence ATGAGCCTCATCGGTCGCTCGATTAACCTCGCGCTCGCCCTCCTCATCTGCGTGTCCGTCGCGGGCACCGCCGGGGCGACCCTGTTCTATCAGGAATCGGTCGAGGAACTCGACACCCAAAACAGCCAGCTTCGCCAGCAGAACGAACAGCTCCGCGAAGACCTCCAGTCGACGCGAAGCGACCTACAGACCGCCCGCCAGCGGCTCCGGGAGCTAAACCAGACCCTCGACACCACCCGGAGCGACGTGAGCCAGGTCTCCGAGAACCTCGAAGAGACCGAAAGCCAACTGGACTCGACACAGCAGGAACTCGCGTCGACACGTGAGAACCTGCAGGCCGCCCGCCAGCAGGTCCAGAGCCTCGAAAGCCGCGTCGACACGCTCCAGGATCGGAACAGCGAGCTTCGCTCCGAGGTCAGCGATCTGGAGTCGACCAATCAGGACCTCCGCGAGGAGCGCGACCAGTTACAACAGGACGTCGAGGAGTTGAACGACGAAATCTCGCAACTGGAGTCCGACATCTCGAGCCTGCGGTCGGAGAACGAACGGCTGCGCCGCGAGAACGGAAACCTTCGCGACGCGCTCGCGAACGCGTGTCGTGCGCTCAACGCCAGCGAGCGGCCCCAGGGGTGTCAGTTAGCCTGA
- a CDS encoding DUF7502 family protein, whose product MSATATPGGSDAGDDEPDRPTEERKIRRALVQIRREGWKVAAIYAVIDATLATLVVNLAATVAGGVPRLPARLPIPRALLRFLRETAGVTLAEPTVSSAAVVGVAVGLVVFVADVVLRVHRPLVEQFEAANPALQESLRTARDAVRADRHSRMARRLYESVLADLERASSLGLLDLRRVAVTVLLITAVSVATIQVAVVDISLGGLGGSESGVQTGGTDPDYTGLQDGSAILGDPEDVPEGSEDLNATIDTSGSGSGDGTDAESAASYEDSGFAGPETVESQRAGFSEREQLEDAELIREYNLRIREETDNE is encoded by the coding sequence ATGTCCGCAACGGCGACACCGGGCGGTTCCGACGCCGGTGACGACGAACCCGACCGGCCAACGGAGGAGCGCAAGATCCGCCGCGCGCTCGTCCAGATCCGACGCGAGGGCTGGAAAGTGGCCGCCATCTACGCCGTGATCGACGCGACGCTCGCGACGCTCGTCGTGAACCTCGCCGCGACGGTGGCTGGCGGCGTCCCGCGGCTCCCAGCCCGGCTTCCCATCCCGCGGGCGCTCCTGCGGTTCCTGCGCGAGACGGCCGGCGTGACTCTCGCCGAGCCGACGGTGTCGAGCGCGGCGGTCGTCGGCGTCGCCGTCGGCCTCGTCGTCTTCGTCGCCGACGTGGTCCTGCGGGTGCACCGCCCCCTCGTCGAGCAGTTCGAGGCGGCCAATCCCGCTCTCCAGGAGTCGCTTCGGACCGCACGGGACGCCGTCCGCGCCGACCGGCACTCCCGGATGGCCCGCCGGCTCTACGAGAGCGTGCTCGCCGACCTCGAGCGGGCGTCGAGCCTCGGCCTCCTCGACCTCCGGCGAGTCGCGGTGACGGTCCTCCTGATCACCGCGGTGAGCGTCGCGACCATCCAGGTGGCCGTCGTCGACATTTCGCTCGGCGGCCTCGGCGGGTCGGAGTCGGGCGTCCAGACCGGCGGTACCGACCCCGACTACACCGGCCTCCAGGACGGCTCGGCGATCCTCGGCGACCCCGAGGACGTGCCGGAAGGATCGGAGGACCTGAACGCGACCATCGACACCAGCGGGTCGGGAAGCGGCGACGGCACCGACGCGGAGTCGGCGGCGTCCTACGAGGATAGCGGTTTCGCCGGGCCGGAGACCGTCGAGAGCCAGCGCGCGGGCTTTAGCGAGCGCGAACAGCTCGAAGACGCGGAGCTGATCCGCGAATACAACCTGCGGATTCGGGAGGAGACCGACAACGAATGA
- a CDS encoding thioredoxin family protein produces the protein MQDTDTKPVRVETAAELDALIDDHEHLLVELVTDGCGLCAAMEPVLGVVATETGVPVVVINPRDDPVLIERFDVRSVPTLVRFEDGEAVDRLSEGFVGAERLIEFLS, from the coding sequence ATGCAAGACACCGACACGAAACCCGTCCGCGTCGAGACGGCCGCCGAACTCGACGCCCTGATCGACGATCACGAGCATCTCCTCGTCGAACTCGTCACCGACGGCTGTGGCCTCTGCGCCGCGATGGAGCCGGTACTGGGCGTCGTCGCGACGGAGACGGGCGTGCCGGTCGTGGTAATAAACCCCCGCGATGACCCCGTTCTGATCGAGCGCTTCGACGTGCGGAGCGTCCCGACGCTCGTCCGGTTCGAGGACGGCGAGGCGGTCGACCGGCTGTCCGAGGGGTTCGTCGGAGCGGAGCGGCTGATCGAGTTCCTGAGCTAA
- a CDS encoding thioredoxin domain-containing protein: MERTRRAYLAATAGVGLGATAGCLGGGSSGANGCTIEDEPTVSELPAPTLGSSDAGVTVMAFEDFACPHCATYSLEVFPRLRSEYVDPGVVNYEFHDFPLPVDETWSWQAASAARGVQDETDDATFFEYAHALFENQGSFSPGLITDLANDVGAPGCAIQADAVNETYRPVVEADRQRAVDLGAQGTPAVYVDGRPVSPTYDSIASAIENA; the protein is encoded by the coding sequence ATGGAGCGAACACGGCGCGCGTATCTCGCCGCAACGGCGGGCGTCGGCCTCGGTGCGACAGCCGGCTGTCTCGGCGGCGGCAGCAGCGGTGCGAACGGCTGTACGATCGAAGACGAACCGACGGTGAGCGAACTGCCGGCACCGACGCTCGGATCGAGCGACGCCGGCGTGACGGTCATGGCATTCGAGGACTTCGCCTGCCCCCACTGTGCGACCTACAGCCTGGAGGTGTTCCCACGGCTTCGCTCGGAGTACGTCGATCCGGGCGTCGTAAACTACGAGTTCCACGACTTCCCACTCCCCGTCGACGAGACGTGGTCGTGGCAGGCCGCGAGCGCCGCCCGCGGCGTGCAAGACGAGACGGACGACGCGACCTTCTTCGAGTACGCCCACGCGCTCTTCGAGAATCAGGGAAGCTTCTCGCCGGGACTGATCACGGATTTGGCGAACGACGTTGGGGCACCGGGGTGTGCGATTCAGGCCGATGCCGTCAACGAGACGTACCGGCCGGTGGTCGAGGCCGACCGCCAGCGGGCCGTCGACCTCGGGGCGCAGGGCACGCCCGCCGTCTACGTCGACGGCCGGCCGGTCTCCCCCACGTACGATTCCATCGCGTCAGCCATCGAGAACGCGTAG
- a CDS encoding AAA family ATPase, translated as MSEPTTDIDRLQQRLADVRKEVGKRIIGQTEVLEGLLVCILADGNALLESNPGLGKTTMVRTVADVTDLDFSRVQNTPDLMPSDITGTEIIREAGGEREFVFERGPIFANVVLADEINRATPKTQAALLEAMQEKQVTAAGETYDLPRPFFVLATQNPIDQEGTYPLPEAQTDRFLIKLVLDYPSYEEERDIVDLYTGGGSGSTPPVEKVLTREEIKEIQSLVREVPIADDVRDRAIRLVRATREAETVEFGASPRASMGLVLTAKARAFMRGRNHVSWEDVAAMAAPVLRHRILLDFRAEREGLSTDEVIADLVDEI; from the coding sequence ATGAGCGAACCCACGACGGACATCGATCGGTTACAGCAGCGACTCGCCGACGTCCGCAAGGAAGTCGGCAAACGTATCATCGGCCAGACGGAGGTGCTGGAAGGCCTCCTCGTCTGTATCCTCGCGGACGGCAACGCCCTGCTCGAAAGCAATCCGGGGCTCGGCAAGACCACGATGGTCCGCACCGTCGCCGACGTGACCGACCTCGACTTCTCGCGGGTACAGAACACGCCCGACCTGATGCCCTCAGACATCACGGGGACGGAGATCATCCGCGAGGCCGGCGGCGAACGCGAGTTCGTCTTCGAGAGAGGCCCCATCTTCGCGAACGTCGTCCTCGCCGACGAGATCAACCGGGCGACGCCGAAAACCCAGGCGGCCCTGCTCGAAGCAATGCAGGAAAAACAGGTGACCGCGGCGGGCGAGACGTACGACCTGCCGCGGCCCTTCTTCGTCCTCGCGACCCAGAACCCGATCGACCAGGAGGGGACCTACCCGCTCCCCGAGGCCCAGACCGACCGCTTCCTGATCAAACTCGTCCTCGATTACCCGTCCTACGAGGAGGAACGCGACATCGTCGACCTCTACACCGGCGGCGGATCGGGGTCGACGCCCCCGGTCGAGAAAGTGCTCACGCGCGAGGAGATCAAGGAGATCCAGTCGCTGGTTCGGGAGGTGCCCATCGCCGACGACGTGCGCGACCGGGCGATCCGACTGGTTCGGGCGACCCGCGAGGCCGAGACGGTCGAGTTCGGCGCCAGTCCCCGCGCCAGCATGGGCCTCGTCCTCACCGCGAAGGCGCGGGCGTTCATGCGAGGGCGGAATCACGTCTCGTGGGAGGACGTGGCGGCGATGGCGGCGCCGGTGCTCCGGCACCGCATCCTCCTCGACTTCCGCGCGGAGCGTGAGGGCCTCTCGACGGACGAGGTGATCGCCGATCTCGTCGACGAGATATGA
- a CDS encoding DUF58 domain-containing protein encodes MTIDPDFLDELDRFEASLNQQTTAIKKGEQESPSVGEGLTFSDYRRYSPGDDTRLIDWRLYARTEEFFIKQFEEERNLTVHVLLDASASMDFGTDEEHKFEFGAKLGLGYAYLTAEEHNDFRFSCFRERTERIDTGKSTRGEVLALVDRLNETTPDGEADFESALSTYAASIRSRSLVVVVTDCIGDLDGLETGLASLARNEVVLIQPLSPDELDPETGGDTIFEDLESDLTRRTYFGGRLAQQYRSRVDEFVDDVEDRAQDLRITHTLVATDQDFFDAFSSVWIG; translated from the coding sequence ATGACGATCGATCCCGACTTTCTCGACGAACTCGATCGCTTCGAGGCGTCGTTGAACCAGCAGACGACGGCGATCAAGAAGGGCGAACAGGAGTCGCCGAGCGTCGGCGAGGGACTCACGTTCAGCGACTACCGGCGCTACTCCCCCGGCGACGACACCCGCCTCATCGACTGGCGGCTCTACGCCCGCACGGAGGAGTTTTTTATCAAGCAGTTCGAGGAGGAGCGTAACCTCACCGTCCACGTCCTACTCGACGCGAGCGCGTCGATGGATTTCGGCACGGATGAGGAACACAAGTTCGAGTTCGGCGCGAAGTTGGGACTCGGCTACGCCTACCTCACCGCGGAGGAGCACAACGACTTCCGGTTTTCCTGCTTCCGGGAGCGGACCGAGCGCATCGACACCGGGAAGTCGACGCGGGGGGAGGTGCTGGCGCTCGTCGACCGACTCAACGAGACGACGCCCGACGGCGAGGCCGACTTCGAGTCGGCGCTGTCGACGTACGCGGCGTCGATCCGGTCGCGCTCGCTGGTCGTCGTCGTCACCGACTGTATCGGCGACCTCGACGGGTTGGAAACGGGACTGGCGTCGCTCGCGCGCAACGAGGTGGTCCTGATTCAGCCCCTCTCGCCGGACGAACTCGACCCCGAAACCGGCGGCGACACCATCTTCGAGGACCTCGAATCAGACCTGACGCGGCGGACGTACTTCGGCGGCCGTCTCGCCCAGCAGTACCGCAGTCGCGTCGACGAGTTCGTCGACGACGTGGAAGACCGGGCCCAGGACCTCCGGATCACGCACACCCTCGTCGCGACCGACCAGGACTTTTTCGACGCCTTCTCGTCGGTCTGGATTGGCTAG
- a CDS encoding PfkB family carbohydrate kinase, producing MPYDALVDRLADGLDPVAVGAFPDGSVDDYYRLREGDETVTSRASFADAVTAGRDSFTFDHVVTDAGGQAVNAARQAAALGDDVSLAGHLDHPVFEFDFETASMGDPARVRVCLFEADDVMFVEESADLADWAFADLRAAVDIDAFLERDALCCTNWASVPGLGAALREVAAYDPDGGVCCVDPGPLSTAQAGNLLAALEPLGGAYDVVVSVNDDEARALAAAAGREGSATDAEVLDDLRGAADATGVVVHGADAAVASTPTGYVRVPTLDVSRGMTETGAGDRFSAGLARSLAAGWDWDLAVAMGNACAAHYVAGQGTGSVDALRAHVGAHRP from the coding sequence ATGCCGTACGACGCGCTCGTCGACCGCCTGGCCGACGGCCTCGACCCCGTCGCCGTCGGCGCCTTCCCCGACGGGAGCGTCGACGACTACTACCGGCTCCGTGAGGGCGACGAGACGGTCACCTCGCGGGCGTCCTTCGCCGACGCGGTCACGGCGGGACGGGACTCCTTTACGTTCGACCACGTCGTGACCGACGCCGGCGGACAGGCAGTCAACGCGGCGCGACAGGCGGCGGCGCTCGGCGACGACGTCTCCCTCGCCGGCCACCTCGACCACCCCGTCTTCGAGTTCGACTTCGAGACGGCCTCGATGGGCGACCCCGCCCGCGTCCGGGTCTGTCTCTTCGAGGCCGACGACGTGATGTTCGTCGAGGAGTCGGCGGACCTCGCCGACTGGGCGTTCGCGGACTTGCGCGCCGCCGTCGACATCGACGCCTTCCTCGAACGCGACGCGCTCTGCTGTACCAACTGGGCGTCCGTACCGGGACTGGGCGCGGCGCTCCGTGAGGTGGCGGCGTACGACCCCGACGGCGGCGTCTGCTGTGTCGACCCCGGCCCCCTCTCGACGGCGCAGGCCGGCAACCTGCTCGCGGCACTCGAACCGCTGGGGGGCGCCTACGACGTAGTCGTGAGCGTAAACGACGACGAAGCGCGGGCGCTGGCCGCGGCGGCGGGGCGCGAGGGATCGGCGACCGACGCCGAGGTACTCGATGACCTCCGGGGAGCCGCGGACGCGACGGGCGTCGTCGTCCACGGGGCCGACGCCGCCGTCGCGTCGACGCCGACGGGGTACGTCCGGGTACCCACCCTCGACGTGTCGCGTGGGATGACGGAGACGGGGGCCGGGGATCGCTTCAGCGCCGGCCTCGCCCGGTCGCTGGCGGCAGGGTGGGACTGGGACCTCGCCGTCGCGATGGGCAACGCCTGCGCCGCCCACTACGTCGCCGGCCAGGGCACCGGCAGTGTCGACGCCTTGCGGGCACACGTCGGCGCCCACCGGCCGTAA
- a CDS encoding EamA family transporter: MGYLQWSVLALLAYSAVAPLVGFATTGDPKIPSFVAAFITNGLLLVATIGVVLYDGQSVLTYLGHPKAPYLYLAGVFLAVGILAYYRALSLGPVSAVVPIFGTFLVISSVVGIVFLNESLTLRKVAGIGCAMLGIYLVSV, translated from the coding sequence ATGGGATATCTGCAGTGGTCGGTGCTCGCGCTGCTGGCGTACTCGGCGGTCGCACCGCTCGTTGGCTTCGCGACGACCGGCGATCCGAAGATCCCGAGTTTCGTCGCCGCGTTCATCACGAACGGGCTCCTCCTCGTCGCGACCATCGGTGTCGTCCTCTACGATGGCCAGTCGGTGCTGACGTATCTCGGCCACCCCAAGGCGCCGTATCTCTACCTCGCCGGCGTCTTCCTCGCGGTGGGCATCCTCGCGTACTACCGCGCGCTCTCGCTCGGCCCCGTCAGCGCCGTCGTCCCCATCTTCGGCACCTTCCTCGTCATCAGCTCCGTCGTCGGTATCGTCTTCCTGAACGAGTCGCTCACGCTCCGGAAAGTGGCTGGTATCGGCTGTGCGATGCTCGGCATCTACCTCGTCTCGGTGTAG
- a CDS encoding thioredoxin family protein has product MALQESDSELELGDPAPDFELPGVDGETYTLDSFDADALLVVFTCNHCPYAQAKFDLLNDIATEDGVAVVGINANDAEAYPEDSFEKMRDAVEEGSVAYDAYLRDGTADVARAYGAVCTPDPFLFRREGDEYRLAYHGRLDDALGPDEEATEFYVRQAIDSVHAGEDVTLDPGPSRGCGIKWP; this is encoded by the coding sequence ATGGCACTACAGGAGTCCGATTCCGAACTCGAACTCGGCGACCCAGCCCCCGATTTCGAACTGCCGGGCGTCGACGGCGAGACGTACACACTCGATTCCTTCGACGCCGACGCCCTGCTGGTCGTGTTCACCTGTAATCACTGCCCGTACGCCCAAGCGAAGTTCGACCTGTTGAACGACATCGCGACCGAGGACGGCGTGGCCGTGGTCGGCATCAACGCCAACGACGCCGAGGCGTATCCCGAGGACTCGTTCGAGAAGATGCGGGACGCAGTCGAGGAGGGCAGCGTCGCCTACGACGCCTACCTCCGCGACGGGACGGCCGACGTGGCTCGCGCATACGGCGCCGTCTGCACGCCCGACCCCTTCCTCTTTCGGCGCGAGGGCGACGAATACCGGCTGGCGTATCACGGCCGCCTCGACGACGCCCTCGGCCCGGACGAGGAAGCGACGGAGTTCTACGTCCGCCAGGCTATCGACAGCGTGCACGCTGGCGAGGACGTGACCCTCGACCCCGGCCCATCCCGTGGCTGTGGGATCAAGTGGCCGTAG
- a CDS encoding cytochrome c biogenesis protein CcdA, translating to MIETAFAGTVTFAVGAGLATFFAPCAYPLLPGYVGYALQEEGTGLGGATLRGLAASAGAVVVLAALGGLLLAVGGRLASRLPLLEPVVGAVLVVLGVLVLADRAPTLHLRLPERRSSVAGAAVFGGGYALAAAGCVVPVVLGVFTQALTLAPPQAAVALGSYAAATALPLTGVTLLAAVGNDALRAWSARVGTVQRLAGAVMILAGVAQIVASFRYLGVV from the coding sequence ATGATCGAGACGGCCTTCGCCGGCACCGTCACCTTCGCGGTCGGCGCCGGTCTCGCCACCTTCTTCGCACCCTGTGCCTACCCGCTGCTCCCGGGGTACGTGGGCTACGCGCTCCAGGAGGAGGGGACGGGGCTTGGCGGGGCGACGCTTCGCGGCCTCGCGGCCTCCGCCGGCGCCGTCGTCGTTCTCGCGGCCCTCGGGGGGCTGCTTCTCGCCGTCGGCGGTCGACTCGCCAGCCGGCTGCCGCTGCTCGAACCGGTGGTGGGCGCCGTGCTCGTCGTCCTCGGCGTCCTCGTACTGGCCGATCGGGCGCCGACGCTCCACCTCCGTCTCCCGGAGCGCCGGTCGTCGGTGGCTGGCGCCGCCGTCTTCGGCGGCGGCTACGCCCTCGCTGCCGCGGGCTGTGTCGTCCCCGTCGTGCTCGGCGTGTTCACACAGGCGCTCACGCTCGCGCCGCCGCAGGCGGCCGTCGCCCTCGGAAGCTACGCGGCGGCGACGGCGCTCCCGCTGACCGGCGTGACGCTCCTCGCGGCCGTCGGTAACGACGCGCTCCGGGCGTGGAGCGCGCGCGTGGGAACGGTACAGCGCCTCGCCGGCGCTGTCATGATCCTGGCCGGGGTGGCCCAGATCGTCGCCTCGTTCCGATATCTCGGCGTCGTGTGA
- a CDS encoding SCO family protein: MNRRTYVGTLGAAALGAAAGCLGGGDPNTTLGEPDRPEGLTSEALAYPAWGERVPDVTLPDPLTGERVDLRGVDRPALVSFFYSNCMSVCPRLISALREVQIHSVENGYADEVGFYPITFDPQRDTAGTLREYAETMNVDLSAGNWHFLRPDGRDRAKAVLEEEFGFKFQRNEPEDGGKYMFTHIGLVLLVNADGYVERAYRGQEGTEGRYIEDLETVRSGGGFL; the protein is encoded by the coding sequence ATGAACCGACGCACGTATGTCGGGACGCTGGGTGCGGCGGCGCTCGGCGCAGCCGCCGGCTGTCTCGGCGGCGGTGATCCGAACACGACGCTCGGCGAACCGGACCGACCCGAGGGACTCACGAGCGAGGCGCTGGCCTACCCCGCGTGGGGCGAGCGGGTGCCCGACGTGACGCTTCCGGATCCGCTGACGGGGGAGCGAGTCGACCTGCGCGGCGTGGATCGACCGGCGCTCGTGAGCTTCTTTTACTCCAACTGCATGAGCGTCTGCCCGCGGCTCATCTCCGCGCTCCGCGAGGTGCAGATCCACAGCGTCGAGAACGGGTACGCCGACGAGGTGGGCTTTTACCCCATCACGTTCGACCCGCAACGCGACACCGCGGGGACCTTACGCGAGTACGCCGAGACGATGAACGTCGACCTGTCGGCCGGCAACTGGCATTTCCTCCGCCCCGACGGCCGTGACCGGGCGAAGGCCGTCCTCGAAGAGGAGTTCGGGTTCAAGTTCCAGCGAAACGAACCGGAGGACGGCGGGAAGTACATGTTCACTCACATCGGCCTCGTCCTCCTCGTGAACGCCGACGGCTACGTCGAGCGCGCGTATCGCGGGCAGGAGGGGACGGAAGGCCGGTATATCGAGGATCTGGAGACGGTTCGATCGGGCGGGGGCTTCCTCTAG
- a CDS encoding cryptochrome/photolyase family protein, whose product MTVWLLGDQLHPEHHVLDGADRVLLIEAADFADRRPYHPQKLGLVFAAMRHARDALREAGYDVEYRRADSFGDALDAHFEASPGDELRLMCPPSDGAAARLRELVESRGGSLTLVDDDRFLCSPDAFDEWHGDDSFRHENFYRWLRRREGILMNGDDPVGGQWNFDESNRETPPDDWSPPPVPRYDPDELTRETLDWVAERFDTWGAPEGFAWPVTRDEALDALDHFVTHRLPEFGPYQDAIVGGESTLAHSLLSSSLNLGLLKPREAIDAAVGAWERDDAPIESVEGFVRQVLGWREFMRHVYRRTMPELVEGDLLDRSRALPPLYYDGETRMRCLDEAVSHVYDHGYAHHIERLMVLSNFATLFGADPGELNEWFHFGFVDAYHWVTTPNVLGMGTFATDAFTSKPYVSSGNYVDRMSDHCAACPYDVNATTGADACPFNALYWDFLDEHEETLRGTGRMGLMYSHADRKDEAEWTAIRERAARLRERAAEGSL is encoded by the coding sequence ATGACCGTCTGGCTCCTCGGCGACCAACTCCACCCCGAACACCACGTCCTCGACGGCGCGGATCGGGTGTTGCTGATCGAGGCGGCCGACTTCGCCGACCGGCGCCCGTACCACCCCCAGAAACTCGGCCTCGTCTTCGCGGCGATGCGCCACGCCCGCGACGCCCTTCGCGAGGCGGGTTACGACGTGGAGTACCGCCGCGCCGACAGCTTCGGCGACGCCCTCGACGCTCACTTCGAGGCGTCGCCGGGCGACGAACTCCGCCTCATGTGTCCGCCGAGCGACGGCGCCGCGGCGCGCCTGCGCGAACTCGTCGAGTCCCGGGGCGGATCGCTGACGCTCGTCGACGACGACCGATTTCTGTGTTCGCCCGACGCGTTCGACGAGTGGCACGGCGACGACTCCTTCCGCCACGAGAACTTCTACCGTTGGCTCCGCCGACGCGAGGGCATCTTGATGAACGGCGACGACCCCGTGGGCGGCCAGTGGAACTTCGACGAGTCGAACCGCGAGACGCCGCCCGACGACTGGTCGCCGCCACCGGTGCCGCGCTACGACCCCGACGAACTGACCCGAGAGACGCTCGACTGGGTCGCGGAGCGGTTCGACACGTGGGGTGCCCCCGAGGGGTTCGCGTGGCCCGTCACGCGCGACGAGGCGCTCGACGCCCTCGATCACTTCGTCACCCACCGCCTCCCCGAGTTCGGCCCGTATCAGGACGCGATAGTCGGCGGCGAGTCCACGCTCGCTCACTCCCTGCTCTCGTCGTCGCTGAACCTCGGGCTGTTGAAGCCACGGGAGGCCATCGACGCCGCCGTCGGGGCGTGGGAGCGGGACGACGCCCCGATCGAGAGCGTCGAGGGCTTCGTCCGGCAGGTGCTCGGCTGGCGGGAGTTCATGCGTCACGTCTACCGACGGACGATGCCCGAGTTGGTCGAGGGCGACCTGCTCGACCGCTCGCGTGCCCTTCCCCCGCTCTACTACGACGGCGAGACGCGGATGCGGTGTCTGGACGAGGCCGTCTCCCACGTCTACGACCACGGCTACGCCCACCACATCGAGCGCCTGATGGTTCTCTCGAACTTCGCGACGCTTTTCGGCGCCGATCCGGGGGAGTTGAACGAGTGGTTCCACTTCGGGTTCGTCGACGCCTACCACTGGGTGACGACGCCGAACGTCCTCGGAATGGGGACGTTCGCCACCGACGCCTTCACTTCGAAGCCCTACGTCTCGTCGGGCAACTACGTCGACAGGATGAGCGACCACTGCGCGGCCTGTCCGTACGACGTGAACGCGACGACGGGCGCGGACGCCTGCCCGTTCAACGCGCTCTACTGGGACTTCCTGGACGAACACGAGGAGACGCTTCGGGGGACGGGACGGATGGGGCTGATGTACAGCCACGCCGACCGGAAAGACGAGGCGGAGTGGACGGCCATCCGCGAACGGGCCGCGCGACTGCGCGAACGGGCCGCCGAGGGATCGCTGTAG
- a CDS encoding RNA-binding protein, which translates to MSSVPFHYVDLRTFCYDTEDEKRVEAALRTYLPEECELERQVTTGHHGDRIVVLSARLENADDVRVVLDRLVELPDYDTFLDELDDRVSEDCSLYLTLDKQAAFRGEPRQGDGITLRAKVEAYPAKRESAVANAREALEARADR; encoded by the coding sequence ATGTCGAGTGTCCCCTTTCATTACGTCGACCTCCGCACCTTCTGTTACGACACCGAGGACGAGAAACGCGTCGAAGCCGCCCTTCGAACCTACCTCCCCGAGGAGTGCGAACTAGAGCGTCAGGTGACGACGGGACACCACGGCGACCGAATCGTCGTCCTCTCGGCGCGGCTGGAGAACGCCGACGACGTGCGGGTCGTCCTCGACCGTCTGGTCGAGCTTCCCGACTACGACACCTTCCTCGACGAACTCGACGACCGAGTGTCCGAGGACTGTTCGCTGTATCTCACCCTCGACAAACAGGCCGCTTTCCGCGGCGAACCACGCCAGGGCGACGGCATCACCCTTCGTGCGAAGGTCGAAGCCTACCCCGCGAAACGCGAGTCGGCCGTCGCGAACGCCCGTGAGGCGCTCGAAGCGCGGGCGGACCGTTAG